GGGGAGCGCCTCCTCGTCGGGGATCGAGAACGGGAAGTCGACGGGCGCGCCGTCGACGTTGCCGGTGACGCGCCCCTGCCCGATGCCCTCGCTGATGGAGCCGCCCGGCGTCGCCTCGAGCCGCCCGTGCGCGAAGTACTCGTACATGCAGGCGCCGCGCGGGTCGGCGAGCCCGATCTTCACGTTCGGGTCGCGCTCCTTCAGGTGCAGGCCGACGCCCGACAGCGTGCCGCCCGTGCCGATCGCGCACACGAAGCCGTCGACCTTGCCACCCGTCTGCTGCCAGATCTCGGGGCCCGTGCTGCGGACGTGTCCGTTGCGGTTCGAGAGGTTGTCCCACTGGTTCGCGTAGAGGACGCCGCGCG
This window of the Myxococcota bacterium genome carries:
- a CDS encoding pyridoxal-phosphate dependent enzyme; its protein translation is RGVLYANQWDNLSNRNGHVRSTGPEIWQQTGGKVDGFVCAIGTGGTLSGVGLHLKERDPNVKIGLADPRGACMYEYFAHGRLEATPGGSISEGIGQGRVTGNVDGAPVDFPFSIPDEEALPILFDVLKEEGLCLGGSTAINLAGAKRLAQELGPGHTIVTILCDGGQRYQSKLFNPEFLKAKGLPVPSWL